One window from the genome of Natrialba magadii ATCC 43099 encodes:
- a CDS encoding polysaccharide deacetylase family protein, protein MNADHTSAQPARITALPDDAEFALCLTHDVDRPYKGFRSLYYATQERPGYHLRTALDRSNPYWQFAEIMELEDDLGVRSAFYFLNEQHLFRDRPPREWLSPANWVQHLGRYEIDSDDIAATIRDLSTGGWEVGLHGSYHTQHDRDRLRTEKVALENVLGEQLSGGRQHHLRLSVPETWEHYREIGLSYDTSLGSTTDCGFHDGYHPIRPFGDEFVVFPLTIMDQALPDPATNPDAARRTCERLLVDAARNDAVMTVLWHPRYFNEREFPGHRALYQWLVERALELGAWVGSPGELYETIDAETVDQHPVSIGTDSEADPVSIPTQPDQEQSRRDRGDRREEATPQLRSASTSGGESQL, encoded by the coding sequence ATGAACGCCGATCACACCAGCGCCCAACCGGCGCGAATCACAGCCCTCCCTGACGATGCCGAATTCGCCCTCTGTCTGACTCACGACGTCGACCGTCCGTACAAGGGCTTTCGGTCGCTGTACTACGCGACACAGGAGCGCCCAGGCTATCACCTCCGGACGGCGCTCGACCGGTCGAACCCCTACTGGCAGTTCGCCGAGATCATGGAACTCGAGGACGACCTCGGCGTCCGATCGGCGTTCTACTTCCTGAACGAACAGCACCTTTTCAGGGATCGACCGCCGCGTGAATGGCTCTCGCCGGCGAACTGGGTACAGCATCTTGGTCGGTACGAAATCGACAGCGACGACATCGCCGCTACCATCCGCGACCTGTCGACAGGCGGCTGGGAGGTCGGCCTCCACGGTTCGTACCACACCCAGCACGACCGCGACCGACTGCGAACCGAAAAGGTCGCACTCGAGAACGTCCTCGGCGAGCAGCTATCCGGCGGCCGTCAACACCATCTTCGCCTCTCGGTGCCCGAGACGTGGGAACACTACCGCGAAATCGGGCTCAGCTACGACACCAGTCTCGGTTCGACGACCGACTGTGGGTTCCACGACGGCTACCACCCGATCCGCCCGTTCGGTGACGAGTTCGTCGTCTTCCCGCTGACGATCATGGACCAGGCGCTGCCGGATCCCGCGACCAACCCGGACGCCGCGCGCCGAACCTGCGAGCGGTTGCTGGTCGACGCCGCCCGGAACGACGCCGTGATGACCGTTCTCTGGCACCCGCGCTACTTTAACGAGCGGGAGTTCCCCGGCCACCGCGCGCTCTACCAGTGGCTCGTCGAGCGGGCACTCGAGTTAGGTGCGTGGGTCGGCTCACCAGGCGAGTTATATGAAACAATTGACGCCGAGACGGTGGATCAGCACCCCGTCTCGATCGGAACCGACTCGGAGGCGGATCCGGTGTCGATACCGACCCAGCCCGACCAGGAGCAGTCGCGTCGTGACCGTGGTGACCGGCGCGAGGAAGCCACGCCACAGCTTCGCTCGGCGAGCACCAGCGGAGGTGAGTCGCAGTTATGA